Proteins from a genomic interval of Bradyrhizobium sp. CCGB01:
- a CDS encoding helix-turn-helix domain-containing GNAT family N-acetyltransferase has product MTFDGTDDQIAAVRAFNRFYTRKLGVLDQHLGQSPFSLSEARVLYELAHRDDLAAKEIGNELGLDAGYLSRIVQSFDEKGLITRRPLPADRRQYQLSLTAKGRQTFAKLNLGSQNEVAAMLARLSAGDATRLTQAMATIETVLEPRQKQPASVLLRSHRIGDMGWVISKQAAAYAADYNWDISYEALVAEICAQFIKNYDAAREHCWIAEVGGEPVGSIFLVKATDEIAKLRLLQVEKKARGLGVGRALVEQCIQGARERGYSKMTLWTQSILVAARGIYQSAGFKLVKEEKHHSFGADLVGETWERDL; this is encoded by the coding sequence ATGACATTCGACGGTACCGACGACCAGATCGCAGCGGTTCGCGCCTTCAACCGCTTCTATACCCGCAAGCTTGGTGTGCTCGACCAGCATCTTGGCCAGAGCCCGTTCTCGCTCAGCGAGGCCCGCGTGCTCTATGAACTCGCGCATCGCGACGACCTTGCGGCAAAAGAGATCGGAAACGAGCTTGGTCTCGACGCCGGCTATCTCAGCCGCATCGTCCAAAGCTTCGACGAAAAGGGGCTGATCACGCGAAGGCCCCTGCCCGCAGATCGCAGGCAATACCAGCTCAGCCTCACCGCCAAGGGCCGCCAAACCTTCGCCAAGCTGAATCTGGGTTCGCAAAACGAGGTCGCCGCAATGCTGGCTCGGCTTTCAGCCGGCGATGCCACGCGGCTCACACAGGCGATGGCGACCATCGAGACCGTGCTGGAGCCACGTCAAAAGCAGCCCGCGTCTGTCCTGCTGCGCAGCCATCGCATCGGCGACATGGGCTGGGTCATCTCCAAGCAAGCGGCCGCCTATGCTGCGGACTACAACTGGGACATCAGCTACGAGGCGCTGGTCGCCGAGATCTGCGCACAGTTCATCAAGAATTACGACGCCGCACGCGAGCACTGCTGGATCGCGGAAGTGGGTGGCGAGCCGGTTGGCTCGATCTTTCTGGTCAAGGCCACTGACGAGATCGCCAAGCTGCGCCTGTTGCAGGTGGAGAAGAAAGCCCGGGGGCTCGGCGTCGGCCGCGCGCTGGTCGAGCAATGCATCCAGGGCGCACGCGAGAGGGGCTACAGCAAGATGACGCTGTGGACCCAGAGCATCCTGGTCGCCGCACGCGGCATCTACCAGTCCGCCGGCTTCAAGCTCGTGAAGGAAGAGAAACACCACAGCTTCGGTGCCGACCTGGTCGGCGAGACGTGGGAGCGTGATCTCTGA
- a CDS encoding ribonuclease HII has product MIRDKSAKKPAKDAPKKDAARKAAPAKAAKPPAIKAPAGRKGIIAIAPPSFRRERALIKRGVWPVAGCDEAGRGPLAGPVVAAAVILDPDRIPRGIDDSKRLTAEERERLFDKICATAQVSVAVASRSRIDRDNILRASLWALKRAVVALPDSPRHVFVDGRDRLDTACDCEAVIGGDGIVLSIAAASIIAKVTRDRLMCALAQDCPGYGFEQHKGYAVPEHLDALDRLGPTVHHRSFFAPVAAARAKHMPWTIEPVRDLFAVTEMEVQVEAAVEFDASANL; this is encoded by the coding sequence ATGATTCGGGACAAGTCCGCCAAGAAGCCGGCCAAAGACGCGCCAAAGAAGGACGCCGCAAGGAAGGCAGCGCCCGCGAAGGCGGCCAAGCCTCCCGCCATCAAGGCCCCGGCCGGCAGGAAAGGTATCATCGCGATTGCGCCGCCGAGCTTTCGCCGCGAGCGCGCGCTGATCAAACGCGGGGTCTGGCCGGTCGCTGGCTGCGACGAGGCCGGCCGCGGGCCGCTCGCCGGACCCGTGGTGGCCGCCGCGGTGATTCTCGACCCGGACCGCATTCCGCGCGGCATCGACGATTCCAAGCGCCTGACGGCCGAGGAGCGGGAAAGGCTATTCGACAAGATCTGCGCCACCGCGCAGGTCTCGGTTGCCGTCGCCTCGCGCTCCCGGATCGACCGCGACAACATCCTGCGTGCCTCGCTGTGGGCGCTGAAGCGCGCCGTGGTGGCGCTGCCCGATTCGCCGCGCCACGTGTTCGTCGATGGCCGCGATCGGCTCGACACCGCCTGCGACTGCGAGGCCGTGATCGGCGGCGACGGCATCGTCCTGTCGATCGCCGCGGCCTCGATCATCGCCAAGGTGACGCGGGACCGCCTGATGTGCGCGCTGGCGCAGGACTGCCCCGGCTATGGCTTCGAGCAGCACAAGGGCTATGCCGTTCCCGAGCACCTCGACGCGCTCGACCGCCTCGGTCCGACCGTCCACCACCGCAGCTTCTTCGCCCCCGTCGCCGCCGCCCGCGCCAAGCACATGCCCTGGACGATCGAGCCGGTCCGGGACTTGTTTGCCGTCACCGAGATGGAAGTGCAGGTGGAAGCGGCCGTCGAATTCGATGCTTCCGCGAACCTCTAG
- a CDS encoding PA0069 family radical SAM protein, producing the protein MSPASSHALKHPPVTAPSEPAGADSDFPADFPELGVAIDRARRRGRGAQSNASGRFEAEARVAFDDGWQSLEELPPFKTSVGVDTSRKVITRNESPDIGFDRSINPYRGCEHGCVYCFARPTHAYLGLSPGLDFESKLFVKPEAPALLEKELAAPGYEPRMIAIGTNTDPYQPIERERKIMRGILEVLERASHPVGIVTKSALVVRDIDILARMAKRNLAKVAISVTSLDPKLARTMEPRASTPPKRLEALKQLSEAGIPTTVMVAPVIPALNDSEIERILDAAAHAGVKEASYVLLRLPLEVRDLFREWLMANYPDRYRHVFTLIRDMRGGRDYDAKWGERMKGTGPMAWTIGRRFEIACDRLGLNKRRSKLTTDHFARPKRNGDQLSLF; encoded by the coding sequence ATGAGTCCAGCATCCTCTCATGCTCTCAAGCACCCGCCGGTCACGGCGCCCTCCGAGCCGGCGGGTGCGGACTCTGATTTTCCCGCCGATTTTCCAGAACTTGGCGTCGCCATCGACCGCGCGCGCAGGCGAGGGCGGGGCGCTCAATCCAATGCCAGCGGCCGCTTTGAAGCCGAGGCGCGCGTCGCCTTCGACGATGGCTGGCAGAGCCTGGAGGAGCTGCCGCCGTTCAAGACCAGTGTCGGCGTCGACACCTCGCGCAAGGTGATCACCCGCAACGAGTCCCCCGACATCGGCTTCGACCGCTCGATCAATCCCTATCGCGGCTGCGAGCACGGCTGCGTCTACTGCTTCGCGCGGCCGACGCATGCCTATCTCGGCCTGTCGCCGGGGCTCGACTTCGAGTCCAAGCTGTTCGTCAAGCCCGAGGCGCCGGCGCTGCTCGAGAAGGAGCTCGCCGCGCCAGGCTACGAGCCGCGGATGATCGCGATCGGCACCAACACCGATCCCTATCAGCCGATCGAGCGCGAGCGCAAAATCATGCGCGGCATTCTCGAAGTGCTGGAGCGCGCCAGCCATCCCGTCGGCATCGTCACCAAGTCGGCGCTGGTGGTGCGCGACATCGACATTCTCGCGCGCATGGCCAAGCGCAACCTCGCCAAGGTCGCGATCTCGGTCACCTCGCTCGATCCGAAACTCGCGCGCACCATGGAGCCGCGGGCTTCGACGCCGCCGAAGCGGCTGGAGGCGCTGAAGCAGCTTTCGGAGGCCGGCATTCCGACCACCGTGATGGTCGCGCCTGTCATCCCCGCGCTGAACGATTCCGAGATCGAGCGCATTCTCGACGCAGCAGCCCATGCCGGCGTCAAGGAAGCCTCCTACGTGCTGCTGCGGCTGCCGCTGGAGGTGCGCGATCTCTTCCGCGAATGGCTGATGGCCAATTATCCGGACCGCTATCGCCACGTCTTCACACTGATCCGCGACATGCGCGGCGGCCGCGATTACGATGCGAAATGGGGCGAGCGGATGAAGGGCACGGGACCGATGGCCTGGACCATCGGCCGCCGCTTCGAGATCGCCTGCGACAGGCTTGGTCTGAACAAGCGGCGCTCGAAGCTGACGACGGATCACTTTGCAAGGCCGAAGCGGAACGGCGATCAGCTCAGCCTGTTCTGA
- a CDS encoding glycosyl transferase: protein MLSVIIPTEGVEQTAVATLAALVPGAAAGVIREVLLVDGTRNGVIERVADVAGCRFIGFEGSSQGAALAAGALQARSPWLMFLPAGAVLETGWIDETTQFIHTVATSGRDRAAVFRYARSPYADTGIRDLLRAVTRKLVGPLGDQGLLIARDHYDRIGGYPPQARRSEARLLRRLGRSSRTMLRSRIVMVG, encoded by the coding sequence ATGCTGAGCGTCATCATTCCGACCGAAGGCGTCGAGCAGACGGCGGTCGCAACTCTCGCCGCGCTGGTACCCGGTGCCGCCGCGGGCGTCATCCGCGAAGTGCTGCTGGTCGACGGCACCCGCAACGGCGTCATCGAGCGCGTTGCGGACGTTGCAGGCTGCCGATTCATCGGCTTCGAGGGATCCTCGCAGGGCGCTGCGCTCGCCGCCGGCGCGCTTCAGGCCCGGTCGCCCTGGCTGATGTTCCTCCCCGCCGGCGCCGTGCTGGAAACCGGCTGGATCGACGAGACCACCCAGTTCATCCACACCGTCGCGACCAGCGGCCGGGATCGTGCGGCGGTGTTCCGCTATGCGCGCTCGCCTTACGCGGATACCGGAATCCGCGACCTCCTCCGCGCCGTGACGCGCAAGCTCGTCGGTCCGCTCGGCGATCAGGGACTTTTGATCGCGCGCGATCATTACGACCGGATCGGCGGCTACCCGCCCCAGGCCCGCCGCTCCGAGGCGCGGCTGCTCCGGCGGCTCGGCCGTTCGTCCCGGACCATGCTGCGCAGCCGGATCGTCATGGTCGGCTGA
- a CDS encoding phosphoketolase, with protein MTSQQKSRAASNDLDLLDRYWRAANYLSVGQIYLLDNPLLREPLRPEHIKPRLLGHWGTTPGLNFIYAHLNRVIRALDVSVLYVCGPGHGGPGMVANTYLEGSYSEIYPDIARNADGLRKLFRQFSFPGGIPSHAAPETPGSIHEGGELGYALVHAYGAAFDNPDLIVACVVGDGEAETGPLAASWHSNKFLNPAHDGAVLPILHLNGYKIANPTVLGRMRDEEVRDLFRGFGHEPLFVEGDDPGLMHQAMADALDVALASIRSIQQHARDGRKTAERPRWPMIVLRSPKGWTGPKEVDGKKVEGFWRAHQVPVASCRENPAHLKVLEDWMRSYEPDKLFDKNGALIPELQALAPDGSRRMGANPHANGGLLKKELKLPDFRSFAVEVPQPGGVTGEATRELGKFLRDVIRLNAQERNFRIMGPDETASNRLDAVFEATERVWMEPIESYDVHLAQDGRVMEVLSEHLCQGWLEGYLLTGRHGFFSCYEAFIHIVDSMFNQHAKWLKVTRHLPWRRPIASLNYLLTSHVWRQDHNGFSHQDPGFVDLVANKKADIVRIYFPPDANTLLWIADHCLRTYNRINVIVAGKQPSPQWLSMQEAATHCDAGIGIWTWAGNEDANGEPDVVMACAGDVPTLETLAAVDLLRKALPDLKIRVVNVVDLMTLQPREQHPHGLSDRDFDGLFTSDRPVIFAYHGYPYLIHRLTYNRTNHAGMHVRGFAEEGTTTTPFDMVVLNGLDRYHLAIEAIERVPGLAAKAAQVKQQFRDRLIEHSRYVREHGEDMPAVRDWVWPGKTG; from the coding sequence ATGACAAGTCAACAAAAATCGCGTGCGGCGAGCAACGACCTCGATCTGCTCGATCGCTATTGGCGCGCCGCCAACTACCTCTCCGTCGGGCAAATCTATCTGCTCGACAATCCGCTGCTGCGCGAGCCGTTGCGGCCCGAGCACATCAAGCCGCGTTTGCTCGGACATTGGGGCACGACACCCGGTCTCAACTTCATCTACGCCCATCTCAACCGTGTCATCCGCGCGCTCGACGTCAGCGTGCTCTATGTCTGCGGCCCCGGCCATGGCGGGCCGGGCATGGTGGCGAACACCTATCTCGAAGGCAGCTACAGCGAGATCTATCCTGATATCGCGCGCAACGCGGACGGATTGCGCAAGCTGTTCAGACAGTTCTCCTTCCCCGGCGGCATTCCGAGCCACGCCGCGCCGGAAACGCCGGGCTCGATCCACGAAGGCGGCGAGCTCGGCTACGCGCTGGTGCACGCTTATGGCGCCGCATTCGACAACCCCGACCTGATCGTCGCCTGCGTCGTCGGCGACGGCGAGGCCGAGACCGGTCCGCTCGCGGCGTCCTGGCACTCCAACAAGTTCCTCAATCCCGCCCATGACGGGGCGGTGCTGCCGATCCTGCATCTCAACGGCTACAAGATCGCCAACCCGACGGTGCTCGGGCGGATGCGCGACGAGGAGGTCCGCGACCTTTTCCGCGGGTTCGGGCACGAGCCGCTGTTCGTCGAGGGCGACGATCCCGGATTGATGCACCAGGCCATGGCGGACGCGCTCGACGTCGCGCTTGCCAGCATCCGCTCGATCCAGCAGCACGCTCGCGACGGGCGCAAGACCGCCGAACGGCCGCGCTGGCCGATGATCGTGCTGCGCAGCCCGAAGGGATGGACCGGCCCGAAGGAGGTCGACGGCAAGAAGGTCGAGGGTTTCTGGCGCGCGCATCAGGTGCCCGTTGCGAGCTGCCGCGAGAACCCGGCGCATCTGAAGGTGCTCGAAGACTGGATGCGCAGCTACGAGCCGGACAAGCTGTTCGACAAGAACGGCGCGCTCATCCCCGAGCTACAGGCGCTGGCGCCCGACGGCAGCCGCCGCATGGGCGCCAATCCGCACGCCAATGGCGGTCTGTTGAAGAAGGAGCTGAAGCTGCCGGACTTCCGCAGCTTCGCCGTGGAGGTGCCGCAGCCCGGCGGCGTGACCGGGGAAGCGACGCGCGAGCTCGGCAAATTCCTGCGCGACGTCATCCGTCTCAACGCGCAAGAGCGCAACTTCCGCATCATGGGTCCGGACGAGACCGCGTCGAACCGGCTCGACGCGGTGTTCGAGGCCACCGAGCGCGTCTGGATGGAGCCGATCGAATCCTACGACGTGCATCTCGCACAGGACGGCCGCGTCATGGAGGTGCTGAGCGAGCATCTCTGCCAGGGCTGGCTCGAGGGCTACCTGCTCACCGGCCGCCACGGCTTCTTCTCCTGCTACGAGGCCTTCATCCACATCGTGGATTCCATGTTCAACCAGCATGCCAAATGGCTGAAGGTCACGCGGCATCTGCCGTGGCGCCGCCCGATCGCTTCGCTCAACTATCTCCTGACCTCGCATGTCTGGCGGCAGGACCATAACGGCTTCAGCCATCAGGATCCCGGCTTCGTCGATCTCGTCGCCAACAAGAAGGCCGACATCGTCCGCATCTACTTCCCGCCCGACGCCAACACACTGTTGTGGATCGCCGACCACTGTCTGCGCACTTACAACCGCATCAACGTCATCGTCGCCGGCAAGCAGCCGTCGCCGCAATGGCTGTCGATGCAGGAAGCGGCCACGCATTGCGATGCCGGCATCGGCATCTGGACCTGGGCCGGCAACGAAGACGCCAACGGCGAGCCCGACGTGGTGATGGCCTGCGCCGGCGACGTGCCGACCCTGGAAACGCTCGCCGCCGTCGACCTGCTGCGCAAGGCGCTGCCTGACCTGAAGATCCGCGTCGTCAACGTCGTCGACCTCATGACGCTGCAACCCCGGGAGCAGCATCCGCACGGCCTTTCCGACCGCGACTTCGACGGCCTGTTCACATCAGACAGGCCCGTGATCTTCGCCTATCACGGCTATCCTTATTTGATCCACCGTCTCACCTATAACCGTACCAACCATGCCGGCATGCATGTGCGTGGCTTTGCCGAGGAAGGTACCACGACGACGCCGTTCGACATGGTCGTGCTCAACGGGCTCGACCGCTATCACCTCGCGATCGAGGCGATCGAGCGCGTGCCGGGGCTTGCGGCCAAGGCCGCACAGGTCAAGCAGCAGTTCCGCGACAGACTGATCGAGCATTCGCGTTACGTTCGCGAGCATGGTGAGGACATGCCTGCGGTGCGCGACTGGGTCTGGCCGGGCAAGACCGGTTGA
- a CDS encoding acetate/propionate family kinase, producing the protein MTASVLVLNAGSSSIKFGLFDIAATEPALLCKGLLDEHEAKPRLVVRSPAGEDLFETRRETADASGGHLLADVLGFIKDRFGDQRLRAVGHRIVHGGPDYSGPVTLTDDVYARLEALTPLAPLHQPRCLAPVRTIRTIKPDLTQIACFDTAFHHSIEPPASRFAIPRRFEERGIRRYGFHGLSFEYVAGRLAEIAPELASKHTVIAHLGNGASLCGLRDGRSVDTTMGLTPLDGLVMGTRCGTIDPGVLLYLQQHEKMSVEHIEHLLYHESGLLGVSGISADMRALLASSEAAAREAVDLFTFRAAQQVAVMATTLGGLDGLVFTGGIGEHAADIRGAIGERLGWLGVRIDAAANNGGRERISGSGGAVDVLVIPTNEELTIARHCAAVLRKR; encoded by the coding sequence ATGACCGCGTCGGTCCTCGTCCTCAACGCGGGCTCGTCGAGCATCAAGTTCGGCCTGTTCGACATTGCAGCGACCGAGCCGGCCCTGCTCTGCAAGGGCCTCCTCGACGAGCATGAGGCGAAACCGCGGCTCGTGGTAAGGAGCCCCGCGGGCGAGGACCTGTTCGAGACACGGAGGGAGACGGCGGACGCGAGCGGAGGTCACCTGCTCGCCGACGTGCTCGGCTTCATAAAGGACCGCTTTGGCGATCAGCGCTTGCGCGCCGTGGGTCACCGCATCGTTCATGGCGGCCCGGACTATTCCGGGCCGGTGACGCTGACGGACGACGTCTACGCGAGACTGGAGGCGCTGACGCCGCTGGCGCCGCTGCACCAGCCGCGTTGCCTGGCGCCGGTCCGGACCATCAGGACGATCAAGCCCGACCTGACGCAGATTGCCTGCTTCGACACCGCCTTCCACCACAGCATTGAGCCGCCCGCGAGCCGCTTCGCGATCCCGCGGCGCTTCGAGGAGCGCGGCATCCGGCGCTATGGGTTCCACGGACTCTCCTTCGAATATGTCGCGGGCCGCCTCGCCGAAATCGCGCCGGAGCTCGCCTCGAAGCACACCGTGATCGCGCATCTCGGCAATGGCGCGAGCCTGTGCGGCTTGCGCGATGGCCGCAGCGTCGACACCACGATGGGACTGACGCCGCTCGACGGCCTAGTGATGGGCACCCGCTGCGGCACGATCGATCCCGGCGTCCTGCTCTATCTGCAACAGCACGAGAAGATGTCCGTCGAGCACATCGAGCACCTGCTCTATCACGAGTCCGGCCTGCTCGGCGTCTCCGGGATCTCGGCGGACATGCGCGCACTGCTCGCAAGCAGTGAGGCCGCGGCGCGCGAGGCGGTCGATCTCTTCACCTTCCGCGCGGCGCAGCAGGTTGCGGTGATGGCGACCACGCTTGGCGGGCTGGACGGCCTGGTCTTCACCGGTGGCATTGGCGAGCATGCTGCGGACATCCGTGGAGCAATCGGCGAGCGTCTCGGCTGGCTTGGCGTGCGCATCGATGCCGCTGCGAATAACGGGGGACGCGAGCGGATCAGCGGCAGCGGCGGTGCTGTCGATGTGCTGGTCATCCCAACGAATGAGGAGTTGACAATCGCGCGGCATTGCGCGGCGGTGCTGCGAAAGAGATGA
- a CDS encoding VOC family protein encodes MSKELTVPVPRLTVITLGVSDIRASIAFYDALGFSRRLKATGEAVAFYDTGGPVLALFHWDKLAADAKLPDDPRPTTFRGMTLAWNCATRDEVDAVLAFALGKGAKLLKAAHETDYGGYSGYFADPDGHPWEVVVAPGIEVGEDRRVHLAE; translated from the coding sequence ATGAGCAAGGAACTCACTGTGCCGGTGCCGCGGCTCACCGTCATCACCCTCGGCGTGAGCGACATTCGCGCCAGCATCGCCTTTTATGACGCGCTGGGTTTCTCGCGCCGGCTGAAGGCGACCGGCGAGGCCGTCGCGTTCTACGATACCGGAGGCCCGGTGCTCGCCCTGTTTCACTGGGACAAGCTCGCGGCAGACGCCAAGCTGCCTGACGATCCGAGGCCGACGACATTCCGCGGCATGACGCTCGCATGGAACTGCGCCACGCGCGACGAGGTCGATGCGGTGCTGGCCTTCGCGCTCGGCAAGGGCGCGAAGCTGCTGAAAGCGGCGCATGAGACCGATTACGGCGGTTATTCCGGCTATTTCGCCGATCCCGACGGCCATCCCTGGGAGGTCGTGGTCGCGCCGGGCATCGAGGTCGGTGAGGACCGGCGGGTGCATCTGGCCGAGTAG
- a CDS encoding RMD1 family protein, translating to MTADQLPVGTTPTSPKPDGAPTLRIRAVMLGERINPSGLELGAPVSSTPAAFRVHAGLAVIFRYGVVVLIGLLPSEEKVLIDSLKSRVIGELSPFEEEIAQAQLCKDESTEAIQPGGPINLSKFSDERLLLIADALAKSTSLARDERRVAAVFDVIEPFARELAEKGRTSRRRKGILQLIGNALLVQQRVAGRVAVAEKPDALWEKPQLDRLYARLEDEYELKERLDTLERKLTVVAETADALTDIIDTQRSLRLEIAVVVLILIEVAIGCIQIFAGIH from the coding sequence GTGACCGCCGATCAACTTCCCGTTGGCACGACGCCGACATCGCCGAAGCCGGACGGTGCGCCGACCTTGCGGATCCGCGCCGTGATGCTGGGCGAACGCATCAATCCCTCGGGGCTCGAGCTGGGTGCGCCGGTCTCCTCGACGCCGGCCGCCTTCCGCGTCCATGCCGGCCTTGCCGTGATCTTCCGCTACGGCGTTGTGGTGCTGATCGGCCTGCTCCCCTCGGAGGAGAAGGTGCTGATCGACAGCCTGAAATCCCGCGTCATCGGCGAGCTCAGCCCCTTTGAAGAGGAGATCGCGCAAGCGCAGCTCTGCAAGGATGAAAGCACCGAAGCGATCCAGCCGGGCGGGCCGATCAATCTCTCGAAGTTTTCCGACGAGCGGCTGCTGCTGATCGCGGATGCACTGGCCAAGAGCACGTCGCTGGCGCGCGACGAACGCCGCGTCGCTGCGGTGTTCGACGTTATCGAGCCTTTTGCGCGCGAGCTTGCCGAGAAAGGCCGCACCTCGCGCCGGCGCAAGGGCATCCTCCAGCTCATCGGCAACGCGCTGCTGGTCCAGCAGCGCGTCGCCGGCCGCGTCGCGGTTGCCGAAAAGCCCGATGCGCTCTGGGAGAAGCCGCAGCTCGACCGGCTCTATGCGCGTCTCGAAGACGAGTACGAACTGAAGGAGCGTCTCGACACGCTCGAGCGCAAGCTCACGGTTGTTGCGGAGACGGCCGATGCGCTGACCGACATCATCGACACCCAGCGTTCGTTGCGGCTCGAAATCGCGGTGGTCGTGCTGATTTTGATCGAAGTCGCGATCGGCTGTATCCAGATCTTTGCCGGGATTCACTGA